One segment of Vibrio gazogenes DNA contains the following:
- a CDS encoding transposase: protein MTTARSQLICPEVTPYYHCVSRCVRRSFLCGYDNYNGQSYEHRREWVESRILSLSSIYCIRICAYAVMSNHYHLVAFIDKQTAQSLSPHEVIERWCTAHQMPSLIQRFVSGHLVSKAEYKACDQIIETWRQRLYSLSWFMKEINYDIALLANQEDQCTGRFWEGRFKSQALLDDKALLAAMAYVDLNPVRAGVAETPEQSEHTALKKRLTALEQGKMKVPELADFMGYGHQEKRHVIPFRLTDYIELVDWVGRQIKADKQGYISPQLPNILTRLSLPQQECLALCTALEKEPRLWIGSSERLNFAKHHLKRKRMIGLHIS from the coding sequence ATGACAACTGCCCGTTCACAACTCATCTGTCCTGAAGTGACACCGTATTATCACTGCGTTTCTCGTTGTGTCCGTCGCTCATTTCTATGTGGATACGACAACTATAACGGTCAATCGTATGAACATCGCCGTGAATGGGTTGAATCTAGGATTCTGTCACTGTCTTCTATTTATTGCATCCGGATCTGTGCCTATGCGGTGATGAGTAATCACTATCATCTGGTCGCCTTTATTGATAAACAAACAGCCCAGTCTCTTTCGCCACACGAAGTCATTGAACGATGGTGTACCGCTCATCAGATGCCATCGCTAATTCAACGTTTTGTGTCCGGTCACTTGGTCTCTAAAGCAGAGTACAAAGCGTGTGATCAAATCATTGAGACTTGGCGCCAGCGACTCTATTCGCTCAGCTGGTTCATGAAAGAAATCAACTACGACATTGCCCTGCTCGCTAACCAAGAAGACCAATGCACCGGGCGATTCTGGGAAGGTCGATTCAAATCTCAGGCTTTACTTGATGACAAAGCGTTACTGGCAGCGATGGCTTATGTTGACCTCAACCCTGTTCGGGCCGGTGTCGCTGAAACACCGGAACAGTCGGAGCATACAGCACTAAAAAAACGGCTGACTGCACTTGAACAAGGAAAAATGAAAGTCCCTGAATTGGCTGATTTTATGGGATATGGACATCAAGAGAAAAGGCACGTAATTCCTTTCCGGCTAACAGATTATATTGAATTAGTCGATTGGGTCGGACGACAAATCAAAGCAGATAAACAAGGCTATATTTCACCTCAATTGCCAAATATTTTAACACGGCTATCTCTGCCTCAGCAGGAATGTCTCGCCCTTTGCACTGCTTTGGAAAAGGAGCCACGACTTTGGATTGGTTCATCAGAACGTCTGAACTTCGCTAAACATCATCTCAAACGCAAACGTATGATAGGCCTTCATATTTCTTAA